From a region of the Corallococcus coralloides DSM 2259 genome:
- the gltJ gene encoding adventurous gliding motility protein GltJ, producing MRFVCDSCRAQYMISDDKIGPKGVKLRCKKCGHTILVRPAGASASKEGGAEVSASTEAKSSADANAPRIVESSGTGLPASLGTPPEGGLFTDVEEDEIGAVFDQVLSTGSQKLKAAEAEAEAKAAKAEAVRKLAEAESAEPTAEEKAAAASHEWYVAIDEKQVGPWTVEKVKDAWDRGEVGPDNLCWRSGFSDWIPLSETAELASVLAPRPAKPVIVAPAPVSTSSPTLPAGPVESAFSAGASRPGAGGNSAVAEEPVGWKPSAASVLASLVKEENDALSKPPPRPAPSLEREPLSQSRLLDVPVPPPEPVSSPAMPGAMMAAAPQAYAPPQPQGYAPQPPVQQQYAPQPPAAYAPQQPQMPYGQQPQGYPPPGYPAAYPPPAAAPAGGKGRTGMMVAVTAGVLVMAGAAVVFVARGNSSERPAEQPVQVAAAPTPKAEMPPMPPPPAAVQTPPPAAVQPAATPPPPAGTPAEGTAATAAGTPAAAGTPAAGATPPAVATAPAATPTPPPPAAEVKPASASPNTGTAVARVDSRNHRKSGSSGSRGSSRDDDEGDAITVSKPSAASSSSSSSSGGGDDDFDELFGTKKTTAAKPASKPTATAYIPPEPGGGTLDRLQQSDIMQVVLNNKPAIVKCVNEQKQKDPSLSGKLVMRWTVQTSGKTTAVSCRTDEFRSSHMATCITGLIKSWSFPKHQKQGEPIDFPFTF from the coding sequence ATGCGTTTCGTCTGCGACAGCTGCCGCGCGCAGTACATGATCAGCGACGACAAGATTGGCCCCAAGGGGGTCAAGCTTCGTTGCAAGAAGTGCGGTCACACCATCCTGGTGAGGCCCGCCGGTGCATCGGCGTCGAAGGAGGGCGGGGCGGAAGTCTCCGCGTCCACGGAGGCCAAGAGCAGCGCGGATGCGAACGCGCCCCGCATCGTGGAGTCGTCCGGCACGGGGCTGCCCGCCTCGCTGGGCACGCCGCCGGAGGGTGGCCTCTTCACGGACGTGGAAGAGGATGAGATTGGAGCGGTCTTCGACCAGGTCCTGAGCACGGGTTCGCAGAAGCTCAAGGCAGCGGAAGCGGAAGCGGAGGCCAAGGCCGCGAAGGCGGAGGCCGTGCGCAAGCTCGCCGAGGCCGAATCCGCCGAGCCGACCGCGGAGGAGAAGGCCGCCGCCGCGTCGCACGAGTGGTACGTCGCCATCGACGAGAAGCAGGTGGGCCCCTGGACGGTGGAGAAGGTGAAGGACGCCTGGGACCGCGGCGAGGTGGGCCCGGACAACCTCTGCTGGCGCTCGGGCTTCAGCGACTGGATTCCCCTGTCGGAGACGGCGGAGCTGGCATCGGTGCTGGCGCCGCGCCCGGCCAAGCCGGTCATCGTCGCGCCCGCGCCGGTGTCCACGTCGTCGCCCACGCTTCCCGCCGGTCCGGTGGAGTCCGCCTTCAGCGCGGGCGCCTCCCGTCCGGGCGCGGGTGGCAACTCGGCCGTGGCCGAGGAGCCGGTGGGCTGGAAGCCCTCGGCCGCGAGCGTGCTGGCCTCGCTGGTGAAGGAGGAGAACGACGCCCTCAGCAAGCCGCCGCCGCGTCCGGCGCCGTCGCTGGAGCGCGAGCCCTTGTCACAGTCGCGCCTCCTGGACGTGCCCGTGCCGCCGCCGGAGCCGGTGTCCTCTCCGGCGATGCCCGGTGCCATGATGGCCGCCGCGCCCCAGGCCTACGCGCCGCCGCAGCCGCAGGGCTACGCGCCGCAGCCGCCGGTGCAGCAGCAGTACGCGCCGCAGCCGCCCGCGGCCTATGCGCCGCAGCAGCCCCAGATGCCGTACGGACAGCAGCCGCAGGGCTATCCGCCTCCGGGGTATCCGGCGGCCTATCCTCCGCCCGCGGCGGCACCGGCGGGCGGCAAGGGCCGCACGGGGATGATGGTCGCGGTGACGGCGGGCGTGCTGGTGATGGCGGGCGCCGCGGTCGTCTTCGTCGCGCGCGGCAATTCGTCCGAGCGGCCCGCGGAGCAGCCGGTCCAGGTCGCGGCCGCGCCGACCCCCAAGGCGGAGATGCCGCCCATGCCGCCGCCTCCCGCGGCGGTGCAGACGCCTCCTCCGGCGGCGGTGCAGCCCGCGGCGACGCCGCCCCCTCCTGCCGGAACGCCGGCGGAAGGCACGGCGGCGACCGCTGCGGGGACGCCTGCCGCCGCTGGCACTCCGGCGGCGGGGGCGACGCCGCCCGCCGTGGCCACGGCTCCGGCCGCCACGCCGACGCCTCCTCCTCCCGCGGCGGAGGTGAAGCCTGCCTCCGCGTCGCCCAACACGGGGACGGCGGTGGCGCGCGTGGACTCGCGCAACCATCGCAAGTCGGGCTCCAGCGGGAGCCGAGGCTCCTCGCGGGATGACGACGAGGGCGACGCGATCACCGTGTCGAAGCCTTCCGCTGCGTCGTCGTCTTCGTCATCGAGTTCCGGTGGCGGGGATGACGACTTCGACGAGCTGTTCGGCACGAAGAAGACGACGGCCGCGAAGCCCGCGAGCAAGCCGACGGCGACGGCGTACATCCCGCCCGAGCCGGGAGGCGGCACGCTGGATCGCCTGCAGCAGTCGGACATCATGCAGGTGGTGCTGAACAACAAGCCGGCCATCGTGAAGTGTGTGAACGAGCAGAAGCAGAAGGACCCATCGCTCAGCGGCAAGCTGGTGATGCGCTGGACGGTCCAGACGAGCGGCAAGACGACCGCCGTGTCGTGCCGCACGGATGAGTTCCGCTCGAGCCACATGGCCACGTGCATCACGGGCCTCATCAAGAGCTGGTCGTTCCCGAAGCACCAGAAGCAGGGCGAGCCCATCGATTTCCCGTTCACGTTCTGA
- a CDS encoding toxin-antitoxin system YwqK family antitoxin — protein MQSKKLMRMFTLGLALATPVAFAGDTTTQLACPEGTKQAGSKADGLFCRKPELAGGNLVAHGPYRSFHANGKKAAVGQYLNGHKTGTWFFYDEAGNEYDKIEFRESNYHGARTLSFANGKPRFIEHYQNGLKDGVFQELSEDGKVVRESRFEKGKEVAAK, from the coding sequence ATGCAGTCCAAGAAGCTGATGCGGATGTTCACCCTGGGCCTGGCTCTCGCAACTCCTGTGGCTTTCGCGGGAGACACCACGACGCAGCTGGCGTGTCCGGAAGGCACCAAGCAGGCCGGCTCCAAGGCGGACGGGCTGTTCTGCCGTAAGCCGGAACTGGCCGGTGGAAACCTCGTCGCGCACGGCCCCTACCGCTCGTTCCACGCGAATGGAAAGAAGGCGGCGGTGGGCCAGTACTTGAACGGCCACAAGACGGGAACCTGGTTCTTCTACGACGAGGCTGGCAACGAGTACGACAAGATTGAGTTCCGTGAGAGCAACTATCACGGTGCCCGGACGCTCTCCTTCGCGAACGGCAAGCCTCGGTTCATCGAGCATTACCAGAACGGCCTGAAGGATGGCGTGTTCCAGGAGCTGAGCGAGGACGGCAAGGTCGTTCGTGAGAGCCGCTTCGAGAAGGGCAAGGAAGTCGCCGCCAAGTAG
- a CDS encoding TIGR04552 family protein: protein MKAPSLVPVLSAVPVRTVSEMGLRELERIRLILRGGSVIDWRRMHFQTRDEVDRFLRLCQLDVSRPYDDAWGRTVLADAVEYLRKTFDYRVADAVAQPEELHDLFLFASGAKGLARYRRIACIVLKVMHVIQHIEGRDLIFRLAASEAELAEMVTEKVLGVAREMKEMGLPIVEFAHSIKTRDSLVTKLIAKKETVAAQVYDRTRFRVITRKREDLLPVLYFLTQRLFPFNFVVPGQTENSLLPFKGLLDENPHFEQFIPQLHLDRDFEDREDRTGNAFSGDSYRVLNFVVDLPLRMDPYLPPPESDTRPRKGRVTFALVEFQMADEETARRNELGDNAHESYKRRQKRRVLNRLSRGLVVPKRQG, encoded by the coding sequence GTGAAGGCCCCCTCTCTCGTTCCAGTCCTCTCCGCTGTCCCTGTCCGCACGGTGTCGGAGATGGGACTGCGTGAACTTGAGCGCATCCGGCTCATCTTGAGAGGTGGCTCGGTCATCGACTGGCGGCGGATGCACTTCCAGACGCGGGATGAGGTGGACCGGTTCCTGCGCCTCTGCCAGTTGGATGTGTCGCGGCCCTACGACGATGCCTGGGGCCGGACGGTGCTAGCCGATGCAGTGGAGTACCTGCGCAAGACCTTCGACTACCGGGTCGCGGACGCGGTGGCCCAGCCGGAAGAGCTCCATGACCTCTTCCTGTTTGCCTCAGGGGCGAAGGGCCTTGCTCGGTACCGGCGGATCGCCTGCATCGTTCTGAAGGTGATGCACGTCATCCAGCACATTGAAGGGCGTGACCTGATCTTCCGGCTGGCCGCCTCCGAGGCTGAACTGGCGGAGATGGTCACGGAGAAGGTGCTGGGCGTTGCTCGAGAGATGAAGGAGATGGGCTTGCCCATCGTGGAGTTCGCCCACTCCATCAAGACGCGGGACTCCCTGGTCACGAAGCTGATCGCGAAGAAGGAGACCGTGGCGGCGCAGGTCTATGACCGCACGCGGTTCCGCGTCATCACCCGCAAGCGGGAGGACCTGTTGCCGGTCCTCTACTTCCTGACGCAGCGTTTGTTCCCCTTCAACTTCGTCGTCCCCGGGCAGACGGAGAACTCGCTGCTGCCGTTCAAGGGACTGCTTGATGAGAACCCTCACTTCGAGCAATTCATCCCTCAGCTCCACTTGGACCGGGACTTCGAGGACCGTGAGGACCGGACGGGGAATGCCTTCTCGGGGGATTCCTACCGGGTCCTCAACTTCGTCGTGGACCTTCCTCTGCGGATGGACCCCTACCTGCCTCCGCCCGAAAGTGATACCCGCCCTCGAAAGGGGCGGGTCACCTTCGCGCTCGTCGAATTTCAAATGGCGGATGAGGAAACGGCACGTCGCAATGAACTCGGAGACAACGCTCATGAGAGCTACAAGCGTCGGCAGAAGCGACGAGTCCTCAACCGCCTGAGCCGCGGACTGGTCGTGCCGAAGCGTCAGGGGTAG
- a CDS encoding Ig-like domain-containing protein — translation MPNLKHLLLLSCIGLSPACIDVPPLDDPPKEDPQTDPDADFTFTATPAQEQVLPGGTLDCDVRLAWVDTAGGAVTWSLVSPPAGIELQSFTLPKGETRATLSIRVGAGTVPGAYTLTLQGKSGSVTKQATVAVTVGKPGDLVVNWVVPTPGRAYTRGPLLLQFTVEGGAAEQVEIMKDTTVLVKPTGSPYSFTWDTTSEAEGTYQLSIRATRGGAVFTSAARTVTVDRTAPTVATFLPARDAATVGVHESIQVTFSEPMNPLSVTEATVGLKTGTGDAIAKSVALSADGKTLTVTPLSALSAPSTVQVDLTAAASALTDLAGNSLVNAPTWAFSAPTWLPLGGAISAVEGRTSAEGVVLKMDRNAQPVITWAESDGASKNIHVARWTGTAWSMLGGGLSGLAGAGTDATQPTLLIDSANRPVVAWHEETGTGENVSLFVRRWTGTSWESLPSIPPHSGDFEISAPSLAAELNGVLHLYALNGNEVIAEIGHYQLSAGGQSWTRTVIPRPPESPRVYSFSTVASASSIYVSYSILDTSTYDGRVVVGVAENESNPMGGSVLGNASWSPSIAVDSNGRPWVAWSESASKPTSDGRIQWARWEGTRWTSPDSLSASSTGNVEPVLAMSTGTPHILAWSGITGAERSVFVSRWVSGGWQPITEPLNALTTTGTPASKPSVAMSSNGQPLVAWLEEDATAVSIHISQLNN, via the coding sequence ATGCCCAACCTGAAACACCTGTTGCTGCTCAGCTGCATCGGCCTGAGCCCCGCATGCATCGACGTTCCTCCGCTGGATGACCCGCCCAAGGAAGACCCGCAAACGGACCCCGACGCGGACTTCACCTTCACGGCGACGCCTGCCCAGGAGCAGGTCCTCCCAGGGGGAACCCTGGACTGCGACGTCCGGCTCGCATGGGTCGACACCGCGGGAGGCGCGGTCACCTGGAGCCTCGTGTCCCCGCCCGCGGGCATTGAGCTCCAGTCCTTCACCCTGCCCAAGGGAGAAACGCGAGCGACCCTGAGCATCCGCGTGGGAGCGGGCACGGTGCCCGGGGCCTACACGCTGACGCTCCAGGGCAAGAGCGGCTCGGTCACGAAGCAGGCCACGGTAGCGGTGACGGTGGGGAAGCCCGGCGACCTGGTGGTGAACTGGGTCGTGCCCACGCCCGGAAGGGCGTACACGCGGGGCCCCCTGCTCCTGCAGTTCACGGTGGAAGGAGGCGCAGCGGAGCAGGTGGAAATCATGAAGGACACCACGGTGCTCGTGAAGCCCACGGGGAGTCCCTACTCGTTCACCTGGGACACCACTTCAGAGGCCGAGGGCACCTACCAGCTATCCATCCGCGCGACCCGCGGCGGAGCGGTCTTCACCAGTGCGGCACGCACGGTCACCGTGGACCGGACCGCGCCCACGGTGGCGACCTTCCTGCCGGCCAGGGACGCGGCGACCGTGGGGGTCCACGAGTCCATCCAGGTCACCTTCAGTGAGCCCATGAATCCGCTCTCGGTGACGGAGGCGACGGTGGGGCTCAAGACGGGGACCGGGGATGCCATCGCGAAGTCCGTGGCGCTCTCCGCGGACGGTAAGACGCTGACCGTGACGCCCCTGAGCGCCCTGAGCGCACCGAGCACCGTCCAGGTCGACCTCACTGCCGCTGCGAGCGCGCTCACGGACCTGGCGGGAAACAGCCTGGTGAACGCCCCAACCTGGGCCTTCTCCGCGCCGACGTGGTTGCCTTTGGGCGGCGCAATCAGCGCGGTGGAGGGCAGGACATCTGCCGAAGGCGTCGTGCTGAAGATGGATCGGAATGCTCAGCCCGTGATCACATGGGCAGAGTCAGACGGAGCGAGCAAGAATATCCATGTGGCTCGTTGGACAGGGACTGCCTGGTCCATGCTGGGGGGCGGATTGAGTGGCTTGGCCGGCGCAGGTACGGACGCAACGCAGCCTACGCTCCTCATTGACTCCGCGAACCGACCAGTCGTTGCATGGCATGAAGAGACTGGAACCGGAGAGAATGTCTCTCTCTTTGTACGCCGATGGACTGGAACGAGCTGGGAATCCCTCCCATCCATTCCTCCACACTCTGGCGACTTCGAAATATCAGCACCTTCCCTCGCAGCGGAGCTGAACGGAGTCCTTCACCTCTATGCACTCAATGGCAACGAAGTCATCGCGGAGATTGGCCACTACCAGTTAAGTGCTGGGGGACAATCGTGGACACGTACAGTCATTCCGCGTCCCCCGGAATCGCCACGCGTCTACTCGTTCTCCACTGTGGCTTCCGCGAGCAGCATCTACGTCTCGTATAGCATCCTGGACACGAGCACCTACGACGGCCGGGTCGTCGTCGGTGTCGCCGAGAACGAGTCAAATCCGATGGGGGGAAGCGTTCTTGGAAACGCATCCTGGAGTCCATCCATCGCAGTCGACAGCAATGGCCGCCCTTGGGTCGCGTGGTCTGAGTCCGCTTCGAAACCGACCTCAGATGGTCGGATTCAATGGGCGCGGTGGGAAGGGACAAGATGGACCTCACCCGACTCACTCAGCGCATCATCCACCGGCAATGTAGAGCCCGTGCTGGCCATGAGCACGGGAACCCCACATATCCTGGCGTGGAGTGGCATCACTGGCGCAGAGAGAAGCGTATTTGTCAGCCGCTGGGTTTCTGGTGGCTGGCAACCCATTACCGAGCCACTCAATGCACTAACGACCACAGGCACGCCAGCCTCCAAGCCCTCCGTCGCCATGAGTTCGAATGGCCAACCCCTGGTCGCATGGCTTGAAGAGGACGCAACCGCAGTAAGCATCCACATTTCTCAACTCAACAACTAA
- the ffh gene encoding signal recognition particle protein, with the protein MLETVTKGFRAAKNRLAGKSELTPELVDESLRDIRVSLLEADVAFDVVKKFVARVREKAVGEVVQTSVTDAGGQKRKVSAMDHFIKICHDELEALMGPVDTSLHLKPKGQLSGIMMVGLQGSGKTTTTGKLASRLLAEGRKPLLVAADIYRPAAVDQLKVLGERLKVPVYHEPGVQPPELAKRGYAAAREQKCDVVLIDTAGRLAIDETLMTELESIKSNVQPDTILLVCDAMIGQDSVRTAAEFDRRLTLDGFILTKLDGDARGGAALSIKEVTGKPIKFLGMGESMDKLEEFRPEGLAGRILGFGDIVGLMKDFEKVVDEKKAEDDARKLLSGQFSMKDFVEQIRMVRKMGPLKDLLEKFPLFGDLTEHLNPDEKELTKIEAMYDSMTQKERLRPDIINASRINRISKGSGRKPEEVRELLQKFGMMQQVMGTIGQNPGLLGRIPGFKQLGQLGQMKNMDLGSMFGKDPKALEKAMSAMGGGMGGMPMQLPQIAPGYTPPMGQAAMAKARLMGYAPPSVSKPDDRDAIKERRKKEKENKKKNRKKK; encoded by the coding sequence ATGCTTGAGACCGTCACCAAGGGCTTCCGGGCCGCCAAGAACCGCCTCGCCGGCAAGAGCGAACTCACCCCCGAGCTGGTGGACGAGTCGCTGCGAGACATCCGCGTCTCCCTGCTGGAGGCCGACGTCGCCTTCGACGTGGTGAAGAAGTTCGTCGCCCGCGTCCGCGAGAAGGCCGTGGGCGAGGTGGTGCAGACGTCCGTCACGGATGCGGGGGGCCAGAAGCGCAAGGTCAGCGCGATGGACCACTTCATCAAGATCTGCCACGACGAGCTGGAGGCCCTGATGGGCCCGGTGGACACGAGCCTCCACCTGAAGCCCAAGGGCCAGCTGTCCGGCATCATGATGGTGGGCCTCCAGGGCTCCGGTAAGACGACGACCACGGGCAAGCTCGCCAGCCGGCTCCTCGCGGAAGGGCGCAAGCCCCTCCTGGTCGCGGCGGACATCTACCGCCCGGCCGCCGTGGATCAGCTCAAGGTCCTGGGCGAGCGCCTGAAGGTCCCTGTCTACCACGAGCCCGGCGTGCAGCCGCCCGAGCTGGCGAAGCGGGGCTACGCGGCCGCGCGCGAGCAGAAGTGCGACGTGGTGCTCATCGACACGGCGGGCCGGCTCGCCATCGACGAGACGCTGATGACGGAGCTGGAGTCCATCAAGTCCAACGTGCAGCCGGACACCATCCTGCTGGTGTGCGACGCGATGATCGGCCAGGACTCGGTGCGCACGGCGGCCGAGTTCGACCGGCGCCTGACGCTGGACGGCTTCATCCTGACGAAGCTGGACGGTGACGCGCGCGGCGGCGCGGCGCTGTCCATCAAGGAAGTAACGGGCAAGCCCATCAAGTTCCTCGGCATGGGCGAGTCGATGGACAAGCTGGAGGAGTTCCGTCCGGAGGGCCTCGCGGGCCGCATCCTGGGCTTCGGCGACATCGTCGGCCTGATGAAGGACTTCGAGAAGGTCGTCGACGAGAAGAAGGCCGAGGACGACGCGCGCAAGCTGCTCTCCGGCCAGTTCTCGATGAAGGACTTCGTCGAGCAGATCCGCATGGTCCGCAAGATGGGCCCGCTGAAGGACCTGCTGGAGAAGTTCCCTCTCTTCGGCGACCTCACCGAGCACCTGAACCCGGACGAGAAGGAGCTCACGAAGATCGAGGCGATGTACGACTCGATGACGCAGAAGGAGCGCCTGCGTCCGGACATCATCAACGCCAGCCGCATCAACCGCATCTCCAAGGGCAGTGGCCGCAAGCCGGAGGAGGTGCGCGAGCTCCTGCAGAAGTTCGGGATGATGCAGCAGGTGATGGGCACCATCGGCCAGAACCCGGGCCTGCTGGGCCGCATCCCCGGCTTCAAGCAGTTGGGGCAGCTGGGCCAGATGAAGAACATGGACCTGGGCAGCATGTTCGGGAAGGACCCGAAGGCGCTGGAGAAGGCCATGTCCGCGATGGGCGGAGGCATGGGCGGCATGCCCATGCAGCTGCCGCAGATCGCCCCGGGCTACACGCCGCCCATGGGTCAGGCCGCGATGGCCAAGGCCCGTCTGATGGGCTACGCGCCCCCGTCCGTGAGCAAGCCGGACGACCGCGACGCCATCAAGGAGCGGCGCAAGAAGGAGAAGGAGAACAAGAAGAAGAACCGCAAGAAGAAGTAG
- the pabB gene encoding aminodeoxychorismate synthase component I produces MRLRTLIIDNHDSFTFNLFQLLAEVGGTEPLVVRNDERSWRELRELTFDNIVISPGPGRPDHPTDFGVCRDALLEADVPILGVCLGHQGLGHVHGARIQHAPEVMHGRLSPVRHTGTDLFQGLPQDFQVVRYHSLCLARPLPEDLVETAWAPDGVLMALRHASLPRWGVQFHPESIATTHGRQLLANFVRLSRAHHVPRPSRPPEAPQEKAPLPPPGTFRVHHRKLRLDADPEQAFVALLGGSDHAFWLDSSRVEAGLSRFSFMGDATGPHSAVIHYQVNPRRLTVRRSQGTEEHSTELFEFLQQELTRLRVVPSGLPFDFQGGFVGSLGYELKHDCGATTPHASPDPDASLILADRLLAWDHLERTVYLVALAPEHEAAQVQAWFDATESSLRALPPLAPLEPRSGAPFPVRLARDRETYLADIQRCLEQLHEGETYEVCLTNKLLARTHVDPLDLYRSLRRLNPAPYAAYLRMGPQGIACSSPERFLRVDAERWVESKPIKGTLRRGSTPAEDDRLRQQLGSQEKDRAENLMIVDLVRNDLGRVCEVGSVHVPRLMHVESYATVHQLVSTIRGHLRPGLTAVDAVRAAFPGGSMTGAPKERTMELIDRLEGEARGVYSGAIGYFSATGAADLNVVIRTAVVRPGEVSIGAGGAIVALSDPAAELDEMLLKSRVVLNALCTALGRPDGLPEPGADSRAWTAPD; encoded by the coding sequence GTGCGGCTGCGGACGCTCATCATCGACAACCACGACTCGTTCACGTTCAACCTCTTCCAGCTGCTGGCGGAGGTCGGAGGGACCGAGCCCCTCGTCGTGCGCAACGACGAGCGGTCGTGGCGGGAGCTGCGCGAGCTCACGTTCGACAACATCGTCATCTCCCCGGGCCCCGGGCGTCCTGACCACCCGACGGACTTCGGCGTCTGCCGCGATGCGCTCCTCGAAGCGGACGTCCCCATCCTCGGCGTATGCCTGGGCCATCAGGGCCTGGGCCACGTCCACGGCGCGCGAATCCAGCACGCACCAGAGGTCATGCACGGACGGCTGAGCCCCGTGCGCCACACGGGGACGGACCTCTTCCAGGGCCTTCCGCAGGACTTCCAGGTGGTGCGCTACCACTCGCTCTGCCTCGCCCGGCCACTGCCCGAGGACCTGGTGGAGACCGCCTGGGCCCCCGACGGCGTCCTCATGGCCCTGCGCCACGCCTCGCTCCCCCGCTGGGGCGTCCAATTCCATCCAGAGTCCATCGCCACCACCCACGGCCGCCAGCTCCTCGCCAACTTCGTCCGCCTGAGCCGCGCGCACCACGTCCCCCGTCCCAGTCGCCCCCCTGAAGCGCCCCAGGAGAAAGCACCCCTCCCTCCGCCTGGAACCTTCCGGGTCCATCACCGGAAGCTGCGGCTCGATGCCGACCCGGAGCAGGCCTTCGTCGCGCTCCTCGGAGGCAGTGACCACGCCTTCTGGTTGGACAGCAGCCGCGTCGAGGCCGGCCTGTCACGCTTCTCCTTCATGGGGGACGCAACCGGCCCACACAGCGCCGTCATCCACTACCAGGTGAATCCACGCCGACTCACCGTGCGCCGGAGTCAGGGAACAGAGGAGCACTCCACCGAGCTGTTCGAGTTCCTCCAGCAGGAGCTGACGCGGCTGCGAGTGGTCCCGTCCGGGCTGCCCTTCGACTTCCAGGGCGGCTTCGTGGGCTCCCTCGGCTACGAGCTGAAGCACGACTGCGGCGCGACCACCCCGCATGCCTCACCGGATCCAGACGCCAGCCTCATCCTTGCGGACCGGCTGCTGGCCTGGGATCACCTCGAACGCACGGTCTATCTCGTCGCGCTCGCCCCCGAACACGAGGCGGCCCAGGTCCAGGCCTGGTTCGACGCCACGGAATCCAGCCTGCGCGCCCTGCCCCCTCTGGCGCCCCTCGAGCCCCGCTCCGGAGCCCCCTTCCCGGTCCGCCTCGCCAGGGACCGCGAGACCTACCTGGCCGACATCCAGCGCTGCCTGGAACAGCTCCACGAAGGCGAGACCTACGAGGTCTGCCTCACCAACAAGCTCCTCGCCCGGACGCACGTCGACCCCCTGGACCTGTACCGGAGCCTGCGCCGGCTGAACCCCGCGCCCTACGCCGCCTACCTCCGGATGGGACCGCAAGGCATCGCCTGCTCCTCCCCCGAGCGCTTCCTGCGCGTGGACGCCGAACGCTGGGTCGAGTCGAAGCCCATCAAGGGCACCCTGCGCCGCGGCTCCACGCCAGCCGAGGACGACCGGCTGCGCCAACAGCTGGGCTCCCAGGAGAAGGACCGGGCGGAGAACCTGATGATCGTGGACCTCGTGCGCAACGACCTCGGGCGCGTGTGCGAGGTGGGCTCGGTCCACGTCCCCCGGCTCATGCACGTGGAGTCGTATGCCACGGTGCACCAACTGGTGAGCACCATCCGGGGCCACCTGCGCCCGGGGCTCACCGCCGTGGACGCGGTGCGCGCCGCCTTTCCGGGAGGCTCCATGACCGGGGCCCCCAAGGAGCGCACGATGGAGCTCATCGACCGCCTGGAGGGGGAGGCCCGGGGGGTGTACTCGGGCGCCATCGGGTACTTCTCCGCCACCGGCGCGGCGGACCTGAACGTCGTCATCCGCACAGCGGTGGTCCGCCCCGGCGAGGTGAGCATCGGTGCGGGCGGAGCCATCGTGGCGCTCTCGGACCCGGCGGCCGAACTGGACGAGATGCTCCTCAAGTCGCGCGTGGTGCTGAACGCGCTGTGCACGGCACTCGGGCGCCCGGACGGACTGCCCGAGCCCGGAGCCGATTCCAGGGCCTGGACGGCACCGGACTGA